In one window of Nesterenkonia sandarakina DNA:
- the ligA gene encoding NAD-dependent DNA ligase LigA: MCHTLVRTRLGRVSESTKTPAADSPEAIPSHALREEYVELVEEVRKHRIAYYQDNDPIISDAEFDVLFERLEAIEAEHPEIVAVDSPTQEVGGEVAEAFSPVQHLQRLYSLEDLFTLPELRTWYDRATASLASLRPEETVKWLVEVKIDGLAINLLYRRGKLVRAATRGDGTTGEDVTHNVLTIKDIPAQLAGQDHPEELEVRGEIFMPTADFHAFNDQLTEAGKAPLANPRNAAAGSLRQKDPAKTAQRPLSMFVHGIGARTGFEPESQHAAYDQLAAWGLPVSPYTALLDDYAAIEAYLDEHEKKRHSLVHEIDGVVIKVDDFAAQRGLGHTSRVPRWAAAYKYPPEEVHTRLLDIMVHVGRTGRVTPFAVLEPKKVAGSVVSRATLHNRDVVKAKGVLIGDDVIVRKAGDVIPEVVGPVLPSRKNREDELVEFSFPTHCPVCGTELAPAKEGDVDYRCPNAESCPAQVSERVVHIGSRGALDIEALGEEAGLALTNPDLRRPIPELIDWAETKTSGIELPLDDDGAPLPQEPVLHGEAGLFDLRVEDLKEVYVWRETRRKNEETGEREPTGKWAPSRYFYTKAQLAKDGTVKKASEPTANTVQLFAELEKAKAQPLWRVLVALSIRHVGPTASRALANAYGSMAKIRAASQEELAGIDGVGPRMATTLTDWFSTDWHVRIVDRWAQAGVRMVDEIDDSTPRTLEGLSVVVTGSLEGYSRDESKEAIITRGGRAAGSVSKKTHYVVAGANAGTKLEKAEALGVPVLDEEAFTVLLNKGPDGLDDA; the protein is encoded by the coding sequence ATGTGTCACACCCTAGTCAGGACTAGACTCGGACGAGTGAGCGAATCAACCAAGACCCCCGCCGCTGACTCCCCCGAGGCCATCCCCTCCCATGCGCTGCGCGAGGAGTACGTGGAGCTGGTGGAGGAGGTGCGCAAGCACCGGATCGCCTACTACCAGGACAATGATCCGATCATCTCCGACGCCGAGTTCGATGTCCTCTTCGAACGCCTGGAGGCGATCGAGGCCGAGCACCCGGAGATCGTGGCCGTGGACTCCCCCACCCAGGAGGTGGGCGGTGAGGTCGCCGAGGCCTTCTCCCCGGTGCAGCACCTGCAGCGTCTGTACTCGCTGGAAGACCTCTTCACGCTCCCCGAGCTGCGCACCTGGTACGACCGCGCCACCGCCTCGCTGGCCTCCCTGCGCCCGGAGGAGACCGTGAAGTGGCTCGTCGAGGTCAAGATCGACGGTCTGGCCATCAATCTGCTCTACCGCCGGGGCAAGCTGGTCCGGGCCGCCACCCGCGGTGACGGCACTACCGGTGAGGACGTCACGCACAACGTGCTCACGATCAAGGACATCCCCGCCCAGCTGGCCGGGCAGGACCACCCCGAGGAGCTGGAGGTCCGCGGCGAGATCTTCATGCCGACGGCAGACTTCCATGCCTTCAACGACCAGCTCACCGAGGCCGGCAAGGCCCCGCTGGCGAACCCGCGCAACGCCGCCGCAGGTTCGCTGCGGCAGAAGGACCCCGCAAAGACCGCCCAGCGGCCGCTGTCCATGTTCGTCCACGGCATCGGCGCCCGCACCGGCTTCGAGCCGGAGAGTCAGCACGCCGCCTATGACCAGCTCGCCGCCTGGGGTCTGCCGGTCAGTCCCTACACGGCGCTGCTCGATGATTACGCCGCCATCGAGGCCTACCTCGATGAGCATGAGAAGAAGCGGCACTCGCTGGTTCATGAGATCGACGGGGTGGTCATCAAGGTCGATGACTTCGCCGCCCAGCGCGGACTGGGACACACCTCCCGAGTCCCGCGCTGGGCCGCGGCGTATAAGTACCCTCCCGAGGAGGTCCACACCCGGCTGCTGGACATCATGGTCCACGTCGGGCGCACCGGGCGGGTCACGCCCTTCGCCGTGCTCGAGCCCAAGAAGGTCGCCGGTTCGGTGGTCTCCCGGGCCACGCTGCACAACCGCGACGTGGTCAAGGCCAAGGGGGTGCTGATCGGGGACGACGTGATCGTGCGCAAGGCCGGTGACGTGATCCCGGAGGTGGTCGGACCGGTGCTTCCTTCACGGAAGAACCGCGAGGATGAGCTGGTGGAGTTCAGCTTCCCCACCCACTGCCCGGTCTGTGGCACCGAGCTCGCCCCGGCCAAAGAGGGCGACGTCGACTACCGCTGCCCCAACGCCGAGAGCTGCCCGGCCCAGGTCAGCGAACGCGTGGTTCACATCGGTTCTCGCGGCGCCCTGGACATCGAGGCCCTCGGCGAGGAGGCCGGACTGGCGCTGACCAACCCTGATCTGCGCCGTCCCATCCCTGAGCTCATCGACTGGGCGGAGACCAAGACCTCTGGCATCGAGCTCCCGCTGGACGACGACGGCGCGCCGCTCCCCCAGGAGCCGGTCCTCCATGGCGAGGCTGGGCTCTTCGACCTGCGCGTGGAGGACCTCAAGGAGGTGTACGTCTGGCGGGAGACCCGGCGCAAGAACGAAGAGACCGGGGAGCGGGAGCCCACCGGCAAGTGGGCGCCCTCACGGTACTTCTACACCAAGGCCCAGCTCGCCAAGGACGGCACCGTGAAGAAGGCCTCCGAGCCCACGGCCAACACCGTCCAGCTCTTCGCCGAGCTCGAGAAGGCCAAGGCCCAGCCGCTGTGGCGGGTGCTGGTCGCGCTCTCGATCCGCCATGTCGGGCCGACCGCCTCTCGCGCGCTGGCCAACGCCTACGGTTCGATGGCCAAGATCCGCGCCGCCAGCCAGGAGGAGCTTGCCGGGATCGACGGCGTGGGCCCGAGAATGGCCACCACGCTCACCGACTGGTTCAGCACCGACTGGCACGTGAGGATCGTGGATCGCTGGGCGCAGGCCGGGGTCCGGATGGTCGATGAGATCGACGACTCCACACCGCGCACCTTGGAGGGGCTCAGCGTGGTGGTCACCGGCTCCCTGGAGGGCTACTCCCGGGACGAGTCCAAGGAGGCCATCATCACTCGCGGCGGTCGAGCCGCCGGGTCGGTCTCGAAGAAGACCCACTACGTGGTGGCCGGCGCGAACGCCGGAACCAAGCTCGAGAAGGCCGAGGCGCTGGGTGTGCCGGTGCTCGATGAAGAAGCGTTCACTGTACTGCTGAACAAGGGTCCCGACGGATTGGATGATGCATGA
- a CDS encoding GNAT family N-acetyltransferase — MPQRSNQHAGPAPARHGLAPMRIRAATEADWDRIAELTVAAYVDGGFLTAGDSYVAHLSDVATRARGSQLLVAEVSTADGPAVAASVAVTDAGGPMAEVSLPGEMEFRMLAVAPEHQGRGIARAMLRHIIDLAESRPEIQALTLCSLTSMTAAHALYRSEGFHAMPERDFYLPEKSARFPFFLRSTVQDPV, encoded by the coding sequence ATGCCGCAGCGATCGAATCAGCACGCCGGGCCGGCCCCGGCGCGGCACGGGCTTGCGCCGATGCGGATCCGCGCCGCCACCGAGGCCGACTGGGACCGGATCGCGGAGCTCACCGTGGCCGCCTACGTCGACGGCGGCTTCCTCACTGCCGGGGACTCCTATGTGGCCCACCTCAGCGACGTGGCGACCCGTGCCCGCGGCTCGCAGCTGCTGGTCGCCGAGGTCAGCACCGCCGATGGTCCCGCCGTGGCCGCCTCGGTGGCGGTCACCGACGCCGGGGGTCCGATGGCGGAGGTCTCCCTGCCCGGGGAGATGGAGTTCCGGATGCTCGCCGTGGCGCCGGAGCACCAGGGCCGTGGGATCGCTCGGGCGATGCTGCGCCACATCATCGACCTGGCCGAATCACGACCGGAGATCCAAGCGCTGACCCTGTGCAGCCTGACCTCGATGACCGCAGCCCACGCGCTCTACCGCTCGGAGGGCTTCCACGCGATGCCCGAGCGGGACTTCTATCTGCCGGAGAAGTCGGCACGCTTCCCGTTCTTCCTGCGCAGCACGGTCCAAGACCCGGTCTGA
- a CDS encoding inositol monophosphatase family protein, with the protein MTKPNPQKLQDLLEIAHEAAAAGAGVLAEREEVSPSGLVLGQEHSGVQTKSSASDLVTDFDRRAEQAVREVIHRRRPSDEVSGEEYGTTTPAEPSGYRWSIDPLDGTTNFVRGIVYYGTSVGLQGPDGTWLAGVVVAPALARIWWASAGQGAWSTHADSEPSRLSGPAGALDAGLLSTGFGYDPARRAEQTAAVTAMLPHFGNMRRLGAAALDICMVADGTQNAYAEYGIWEHDWAAGALIAEEAGVFVRRPIAADSSKTPDWTVIGDIGIDPSELSPAPLTR; encoded by the coding sequence ATGACGAAGCCGAACCCGCAGAAGCTGCAAGACCTGCTGGAGATCGCCCACGAGGCTGCCGCCGCCGGCGCCGGCGTCCTGGCCGAGCGCGAGGAGGTCTCTCCCTCGGGACTGGTCCTGGGACAGGAGCACTCCGGGGTGCAGACCAAATCCTCGGCCTCGGATCTGGTCACCGATTTTGACCGGCGCGCGGAGCAGGCGGTGCGGGAGGTCATCCATCGGCGGCGACCCTCGGATGAGGTCTCCGGGGAGGAGTATGGGACCACCACCCCTGCCGAGCCCAGCGGCTACCGCTGGTCCATCGACCCGCTGGACGGAACCACGAACTTCGTGCGCGGGATCGTGTACTACGGCACCTCGGTGGGCCTGCAGGGCCCGGACGGGACCTGGCTGGCCGGCGTCGTCGTCGCTCCGGCGCTGGCCAGGATCTGGTGGGCCAGCGCCGGCCAGGGCGCCTGGAGCACCCACGCAGACTCGGAGCCGAGCCGGCTGAGCGGGCCCGCAGGGGCGCTTGACGCCGGACTGCTCTCCACCGGATTCGGGTACGATCCAGCGCGGCGCGCCGAGCAGACCGCCGCCGTCACCGCGATGCTGCCCCACTTCGGCAATATGCGCCGCCTCGGAGCCGCCGCCCTGGACATCTGCATGGTCGCCGACGGCACCCAGAACGCGTATGCCGAGTACGGCATCTGGGAGCACGACTGGGCCGCCGGCGCGCTGATCGCCGAGGAGGCCGGCGTCTTCGTGCGCCGCCCCATCGCCGCAGACAGCAGCAAGACCCCGGACTGGACCGTTATCGGGGACATCGGCATCGACCCCAGCGAGCTGTCGCCGGCTCCGCTGACCCGTTGA
- the gatA gene encoding Asp-tRNA(Asn)/Glu-tRNA(Gln) amidotransferase subunit GatA, giving the protein MSTHTHELIRLTAAEMAAKLRAGEITSVELTQAHLDRIAAVDAGERGINAFLHVSAEEALRTAAEVDAIRAAGGAEAEALHPLAGVPIAVKDLIVTQGQPTTAGSKMLDGWMSPYDATVVTRLRAAMLPILGKTNLDEFAMGSSTEHSAYGVTRNPWDLSRIPGGSGGGSAAAVAAFEAPLALGTDTGGSIRQPGAMTGTVGGKPTYGAVSRYGAIAMASSLDQIGPVARTTEDAALLHELIAGHDPKDSTSLTGEVPALAETVRGADVAGLRIGVIKQLQGEGYQEGVLARFHEALDALRAAGAEIVEVDCPSFDYALGAYYLIMPSEASSNLAKFDGVRYGTRVLPEDGPMTIERVMGSTRAAGFGDEVKRRIILGTYALSAGYYDAYYGSAQKVRTLIQQDFDAAFTKTDVLISPTSPTVAFPLGEKDDDPLAMYLNDVATIPANLAGIPGLSVPGGLSEGLPVGIQFLAPIREDARVYRAGAALEKLLTQDAEPLWAQAPELAETSEAAAHPAGK; this is encoded by the coding sequence ATGAGCACCCACACCCATGAGCTGATCCGGCTCACCGCCGCCGAGATGGCCGCGAAGCTGCGCGCCGGGGAGATCACCTCGGTGGAGCTGACCCAGGCGCACCTGGACCGGATCGCCGCCGTCGACGCCGGTGAGCGCGGCATCAACGCCTTCCTGCATGTCTCCGCCGAGGAGGCGCTGCGCACCGCCGCCGAGGTCGACGCGATCCGCGCCGCCGGTGGCGCCGAGGCCGAGGCCCTGCACCCGCTGGCCGGGGTGCCGATCGCGGTCAAAGACCTGATCGTCACACAGGGCCAGCCCACCACCGCCGGGTCCAAGATGCTCGACGGCTGGATGAGCCCCTACGACGCCACCGTGGTGACCAGGCTGCGCGCCGCGATGCTGCCCATCCTGGGCAAGACCAACCTGGACGAGTTCGCGATGGGCTCCTCCACCGAGCACTCCGCCTACGGCGTGACCCGCAACCCCTGGGACCTCAGCCGGATCCCCGGCGGATCCGGCGGCGGGTCCGCCGCCGCGGTGGCCGCCTTCGAGGCCCCGCTGGCGCTGGGCACCGACACCGGTGGCTCCATCCGCCAGCCCGGCGCGATGACCGGCACTGTGGGCGGGAAGCCCACCTACGGCGCGGTCTCCCGCTACGGAGCCATCGCGATGGCCTCCTCGCTGGACCAGATCGGCCCGGTGGCCCGGACCACCGAAGACGCCGCGCTGCTGCATGAGCTGATCGCCGGACACGACCCGAAGGACTCCACCTCGCTCACCGGAGAGGTCCCGGCCCTGGCCGAGACCGTCCGCGGCGCCGATGTGGCCGGCCTGCGGATCGGGGTGATCAAGCAGCTTCAGGGCGAGGGCTACCAGGAGGGCGTGCTCGCCCGCTTCCACGAGGCGCTGGACGCGCTGCGCGCTGCCGGGGCCGAGATTGTGGAGGTCGACTGCCCCAGCTTCGACTACGCGCTGGGCGCCTACTACCTGATCATGCCCTCCGAGGCCTCCTCCAACCTCGCGAAGTTCGACGGCGTGCGCTACGGCACTCGGGTGCTGCCCGAGGATGGCCCGATGACCATCGAACGGGTCATGGGCTCCACCCGCGCCGCCGGGTTCGGCGACGAGGTCAAGCGCCGGATCATCCTGGGCACCTACGCGCTCTCGGCCGGCTACTACGACGCCTACTACGGCTCCGCGCAGAAGGTCCGCACGCTGATCCAGCAGGACTTCGACGCCGCCTTCACCAAGACCGACGTGTTGATCTCCCCGACCTCGCCCACTGTGGCGTTCCCGCTGGGTGAGAAGGACGACGATCCGCTGGCGATGTACCTCAACGACGTGGCCACCATCCCCGCCAACCTCGCCGGCATCCCCGGCCTCTCGGTGCCGGGCGGACTCTCCGAGGGCCTTCCGGTGGGCATCCAGTTCCTCGCCCCGATCCGGGAGGACGCACGGGTCTACCGCGCCGGCGCCGCCCTGGAGAAGCTGCTGACCCAGGACGCTGAACCGCTCTGGGCCCAGGCCCCGGAGCTCGCGGAGACATCGGAAGCGGCGGCTCACCCCGCCGGGAAGTGA
- a CDS encoding alanine/glycine:cation symporter family protein — MSAFISAAATEESALQGAATTVDGWFAGITEFFAGIIFATVPLGGFDAPVVVLWSILAAIGFTIYFGFVQFRTPLISLEVVRGKWTTEKDPGEVSHFQALTSAVSATVGLGNIAGVAAAVSLGGPGATFWMIVAGLFGMCTKFVECTLGVKYRYIDENGVVHGGPFQYLKVAYHKLGRIPVAIITGLFAIAIMLFGVVGGGMFQANQAFGQLRAATGGEEGVFGSDLAALIFGVVFAALVGVVIIGGIKSIGSVTAKLVPAMAIIYVGACLIVIAVNFGNIGEAFGAIISGAFSPEGISGGVLGVIIIGVTRAAFSNEAGIGSAPIAHSAVKTRRPISEGFNAALEPFIDTVVICTMTALVIIFAWTPEYQEALDAGGADNPVGLTSAAFDSFLPGFNIVLTIAVLLFAYSTLITWAYYGIQAWRHLFGTTKVGDAIFRSIALVLVVIGCLVSTQNIFDFADSALFMCIFINVIGLVILAPKVKEEMKQYMSDRKAGRLLEDPEPLPHELAERR; from the coding sequence ATGAGTGCATTTATCTCGGCGGCAGCCACGGAGGAATCCGCGCTGCAAGGGGCCGCCACCACCGTGGACGGCTGGTTCGCGGGAATCACTGAGTTTTTCGCCGGAATCATCTTCGCCACCGTCCCGCTGGGCGGCTTCGACGCACCGGTCGTGGTGCTGTGGTCGATTCTGGCCGCCATCGGTTTCACGATCTATTTCGGATTCGTCCAGTTCCGCACGCCCCTGATCAGCCTCGAGGTCGTCCGCGGCAAGTGGACCACCGAGAAGGACCCGGGCGAGGTCTCACACTTCCAGGCGCTGACCTCTGCAGTCTCCGCCACCGTGGGCCTGGGCAACATCGCCGGTGTGGCTGCCGCGGTCTCTCTGGGCGGCCCCGGCGCCACCTTCTGGATGATCGTCGCCGGTCTCTTCGGGATGTGCACCAAGTTCGTGGAGTGCACCCTGGGTGTGAAGTACCGCTACATCGATGAGAACGGGGTGGTCCACGGCGGACCCTTCCAGTACCTCAAGGTGGCCTACCACAAGCTGGGCCGCATCCCGGTGGCCATCATCACCGGACTCTTCGCCATCGCCATCATGCTCTTCGGCGTGGTCGGCGGCGGCATGTTCCAGGCCAACCAGGCCTTCGGCCAGCTGCGCGCAGCCACCGGCGGCGAAGAGGGCGTCTTCGGCTCGGACCTGGCAGCGCTGATCTTCGGCGTCGTGTTCGCCGCACTGGTCGGCGTGGTCATCATCGGTGGCATCAAATCCATCGGCTCGGTGACGGCCAAGCTCGTTCCCGCCATGGCGATCATCTACGTCGGTGCCTGCCTGATCGTGATCGCGGTCAACTTCGGCAACATCGGCGAGGCCTTCGGTGCGATCATCAGCGGCGCGTTCTCCCCGGAGGGCATCTCCGGCGGCGTGCTGGGCGTGATCATCATCGGTGTCACCCGTGCGGCGTTCTCCAACGAGGCCGGCATCGGCTCCGCACCGATCGCACACTCTGCGGTGAAGACCCGTCGACCGATCTCCGAGGGCTTCAACGCCGCCCTGGAGCCCTTCATCGACACCGTCGTGATCTGCACCATGACCGCGCTGGTCATCATCTTCGCCTGGACCCCGGAGTACCAGGAAGCACTCGACGCCGGCGGCGCGGACAACCCTGTGGGGCTGACCTCGGCGGCCTTCGACTCGTTCCTGCCGGGCTTCAACATCGTGCTGACCATCGCAGTGCTGCTGTTCGCCTACTCCACGCTGATCACCTGGGCGTACTACGGCATCCAGGCCTGGCGCCACCTCTTCGGCACCACCAAGGTCGGTGATGCGATCTTCCGTTCGATCGCACTGGTCCTGGTCGTCATCGGCTGCCTGGTCTCCACGCAGAACATCTTCGACTTCGCCGACTCGGCGCTGTTCATGTGCATCTTCATCAATGTGATCGGCCTGGTCATCCTGGCGCCCAAGGTCAAGGAAGAGATGAAGCAGTACATGTCAGACCGCAAGGCCGGCCGTCTGCTGGAGGATCCGGAGCCGCTTCCGCACGAGCTGGCGGAGCGCCGCTGA
- a CDS encoding protein phosphatase 2C domain-containing protein: MAASTDSSEEPREQQTPPAGLYLDYGYGSHVGLRRELNEDSSVITDTLFAVADGMGGHEAGEVASALAVQTLADGWNQAEGRISRDEIQGFLTEADRRIREATDSKAGTTVSGALLEDQGEGLNWTVFNIGDSRTYLFEDSALRQLSRDHSQVQDMFESGLITAEELHSHPQRNVITRALGAGDMWDADYFSAPVRAGQRLMICSDGLSGELNDSEIEKILGAGRNAQDTVDWLIHQALRAGGRDNVTVVVVDVQEQVV, from the coding sequence GTGGCAGCCAGCACAGACAGCTCAGAGGAACCCCGGGAGCAGCAGACCCCGCCCGCAGGCCTCTACCTCGACTACGGATACGGGTCCCATGTGGGCCTGCGCCGCGAGCTCAACGAGGACTCCTCGGTGATCACCGACACGCTCTTCGCGGTGGCCGACGGCATGGGCGGACACGAGGCGGGCGAGGTCGCTTCGGCGCTGGCCGTGCAGACCCTGGCCGACGGCTGGAACCAGGCCGAGGGGCGGATCTCCCGGGACGAGATCCAGGGGTTCCTCACCGAGGCGGACCGGCGGATCCGCGAGGCCACCGACTCCAAGGCCGGCACCACGGTCTCCGGTGCGCTGCTCGAAGACCAGGGCGAGGGCCTGAACTGGACCGTCTTCAACATCGGGGACTCCCGCACCTACCTCTTCGAGGATTCCGCTCTGAGGCAGCTCAGCCGAGACCACTCCCAGGTCCAGGACATGTTCGAGTCCGGACTGATCACCGCCGAGGAGCTGCACAGTCATCCCCAGCGCAACGTGATCACCCGGGCGCTGGGTGCCGGAGACATGTGGGACGCCGACTACTTCAGCGCCCCGGTGCGCGCCGGGCAGCGGCTGATGATCTGCTCCGACGGTCTCAGCGGAGAGCTCAACGACTCCGAGATCGAGAAGATCCTCGGCGCCGGGCGCAATGCCCAGGACACCGTCGACTGGTTGATCCACCAGGCGCTGCGCGCGGGGGGCCGGGACAACGTGACCGTCGTCGTCGTCGACGTCCAGGAACAGGTCGTTTGA
- the gatB gene encoding Asp-tRNA(Asn)/Glu-tRNA(Gln) amidotransferase subunit GatB: MTQTLTEAAPLSFEEALEKFDPVLGFEVHVELNTKTKMFSSAPNAFGDEPNTNVNEVCLGLPGTLPVVNGKAVEYAVKLGLALNCEIAERCRFARKQYFYPDTPKNWQTSQYDEPIAFDGYLDIELADGEVFRVEIERAHMEEDAGKLTHAGTSGRIQGADYSLVDYNRSGIPLVEIVTKPIVGAGARAPELARAYVSAVRDIVKALDISDAKMERGNVRCDANVSMMPKGSTTFGTRSETKNVNSMRAVEHAVSYEMRRHAGILAAGGTIVQETRHWQEGTRTTSSGRPKSDADDYRYFPEPDLVPIVTTAAWVEELRSQLPEPPAERRRRLLAAWGFSDQEFRDVIAAGLLDEIDQTVATGVAPSVARKWWMGEISRLANARDLEPSALGVQPATISALNALIEEGRINDKIARQVLEHVIAGEGTPEEIVTARGLEVVSDDSGALTAAVEKAMAENPDVVEKIAAGKLKAIGALIGPVMKETRGQADAGKVREIVLAKLGIDG; the protein is encoded by the coding sequence ATGACGCAGACGCTGACTGAGGCAGCCCCGCTGAGCTTCGAGGAGGCACTGGAGAAGTTCGACCCGGTGCTCGGCTTCGAGGTCCACGTGGAGCTCAACACCAAGACCAAGATGTTCTCCTCGGCGCCCAATGCCTTCGGCGACGAGCCCAACACCAATGTCAACGAGGTCTGCCTGGGCCTGCCCGGCACCCTGCCTGTGGTCAACGGCAAGGCGGTGGAGTATGCGGTCAAGCTCGGTCTCGCGCTGAACTGCGAGATCGCCGAGCGCTGCCGCTTCGCCCGCAAGCAGTACTTCTACCCGGACACCCCGAAGAACTGGCAGACCTCGCAGTACGACGAGCCCATCGCCTTCGACGGCTACCTCGACATCGAGCTCGCCGACGGGGAGGTCTTCCGCGTGGAGATCGAGCGTGCCCATATGGAGGAAGACGCCGGCAAGCTGACCCACGCCGGGACCTCCGGCCGGATCCAGGGCGCGGACTACTCCCTGGTGGACTACAACCGCTCCGGTATCCCGCTGGTGGAGATCGTGACCAAGCCCATCGTGGGCGCCGGCGCCCGGGCCCCGGAGCTGGCGCGCGCCTATGTCTCCGCGGTGCGCGACATCGTCAAGGCCCTGGACATCTCGGACGCGAAGATGGAGCGCGGCAATGTGCGCTGTGACGCCAACGTCTCGATGATGCCCAAGGGCAGCACCACCTTCGGCACCCGCTCCGAGACCAAGAACGTGAACTCGATGCGCGCCGTGGAGCACGCGGTCAGCTACGAGATGCGCCGGCACGCCGGGATCCTCGCCGCCGGCGGGACAATCGTGCAGGAGACCCGGCACTGGCAGGAGGGCACCCGCACCACCAGCTCGGGCCGCCCGAAGTCCGACGCCGATGACTACCGCTACTTCCCCGAGCCGGACCTGGTGCCGATCGTCACCACCGCCGCCTGGGTGGAGGAGCTGCGCTCCCAGCTGCCCGAGCCCCCGGCCGAGCGCCGCCGTCGGCTGCTCGCCGCCTGGGGCTTCTCGGACCAGGAGTTCCGTGACGTGATCGCCGCTGGCCTGCTCGATGAGATCGATCAGACCGTGGCCACCGGGGTCGCCCCCAGCGTGGCGCGGAAATGGTGGATGGGTGAGATCTCCCGGCTCGCCAACGCCCGGGACCTGGAACCGTCCGCCCTTGGGGTGCAGCCCGCCACGATCAGCGCCCTGAACGCACTGATCGAAGAGGGCCGGATCAATGACAAGATCGCCCGGCAGGTCCTGGAACACGTGATCGCCGGCGAGGGCACCCCCGAGGAGATCGTCACCGCCCGCGGCCTGGAGGTCGTCTCGGATGACTCCGGAGCGCTCACCGCCGCCGTGGAGAAGGCGATGGCCGAGAACCCCGACGTGGTGGAGAAGATCGCCGCCGGCAAGCTCAAGGCCATCGGCGCGCTCATCGGTCCGGTGATGAAGGAGACCCGCGGCCAGGCCGACGCCGGCAAGGTCCGCGAGATCGTCCTGGCGAAGCTGGGGATCGACGGCTGA
- the gatC gene encoding Asp-tRNA(Asn)/Glu-tRNA(Gln) amidotransferase subunit GatC yields the protein MSEISRADVEHLAKLAHISMTEQELEKMAGELAVIVDSVATVSEAVSGEVHATSHPLPLTNVFREDEVGHVFTEEQSLLNAPDAEAGRFKVPAILDEE from the coding sequence ATGTCTGAGATCTCGCGCGCAGACGTCGAGCATCTGGCAAAACTGGCCCACATCAGCATGACCGAGCAGGAGCTGGAGAAGATGGCCGGGGAGCTGGCCGTGATCGTGGACTCCGTGGCGACCGTCTCTGAGGCCGTCTCCGGCGAGGTCCACGCCACCAGCCACCCGCTGCCGCTGACCAACGTCTTCCGTGAGGACGAGGTCGGGCATGTCTTCACCGAAGAACAGTCGCTGCTCAATGCACCTGACGCTGAAGCCGGCCGTTTCAAGGTCCCGGCGATCCTGGACGAGGAGTGA